In Thermodesulfobacteriota bacterium, the genomic stretch CCGAGGGCCATCCGGCGAGCGTTATGGACATGAGCTTCGCCAACCAGGCGCTCTCCGCGGCCTATCTCGTCAAGAGGGGCAGCAGGCTCGAAAACGAAGTATATACCGTCCCCGAGGACATAGACAGGGAGATAGCACGGCTTAAACTCGCCGCACTGGGGATAAAGATAGATACGCTCACAAAGGAGCAGAAGAAGTACCTGGCCTCATGGGAGATGGGTACCTGATACCCGCCAAGGCCGGTGGGTAGCGTAAGGTATCGTGTGTAAACAGGTCTTCTTCATGCCCGGTGCCACTAACGGCCGCTCAGAAAATGAAGCACCATCATGGTGCGGGGAATTGGCTTGAGGGCCACGGGGTTTTGTGGTATCATTTCTTCCGTGGTATCCCGCATATATGATGAACGTTAAGGGCATATTGAGAGTTGCAGCGGTGACGGTCCTTCTGCCGTTTTTCCTTGCCTCCTGCTTTAAGGAAGTGGTCCCGGAGGTGGACCTGAGCGCGGAAGAGTTGTACTCTAAGGGGATGGCCGCTTACCATAACGGCCTTAGCAGCGAGTCCGGGGCGTACTTTAAAAGGGTCATGGACGAGCACCCCCTGGACCGTTATGCCGTGGACTCCCAACTCATGCTCGGGGAACTCCACTATAAGATGGCAAACTACGAGGACGCGGCCGCTTACTATACCACGTTCGTCTCGATGCACCCCGGCCACATAAAGGCCCCCTATGCGTTCTTCCAGAAGGGCATGAGCCACTTCAAACTGGTCCTCGCCTCCGACAGGGACCAGATCGAGACGGAGAAGGCCCTTTTTGCCTTCGAGGACTTCGTCAAGAGCTACCCCGATTCGCCGTATATGGGAAAGGCCGGGGAACTCATGGTTTTCTTGAAGAGGAGGCTCGCGGAGAGCGAGTTCAAAGTGGGCAAGTTCTACTTCAAGATGAAGAGCTACAGGGGGGCGCTTGCGAGGTTCATGCTGGTGTTGAAGGACTACCCGGACGTGGGTTTCACCGACGAGACCCTCTATTACGTGGGCAGGTCGTACGCGTTGCTGGGGGAGGAAGGTCTCGCCACGGAGACCTTCACGACCCTCGTAAAGGAGTTTCCAGAGAGCCCCTTCGCCAGAAAGGCGAAGAAGAAGTTCCTGGATGGCTGACCTATAAAAGGGGGCGCCGGCCCGCAGCGGCACCCCTCGCAGAGGCATTC encodes the following:
- a CDS encoding adenosylhomocysteinase, which gives rise to EGHPASVMDMSFANQALSAAYLVKRGSRLENEVYTVPEDIDREIARLKLAALGIKIDTLTKEQKKYLASWEMGT
- a CDS encoding outer membrane protein assembly factor BamD, which translates into the protein MMNVKGILRVAAVTVLLPFFLASCFKEVVPEVDLSAEELYSKGMAAYHNGLSSESGAYFKRVMDEHPLDRYAVDSQLMLGELHYKMANYEDAAAYYTTFVSMHPGHIKAPYAFFQKGMSHFKLVLASDRDQIETEKALFAFEDFVKSYPDSPYMGKAGELMVFLKRRLAESEFKVGKFYFKMKSYRGALARFMLVLKDYPDVGFTDETLYYVGRSYALLGEEGLATETFTTLVKEFPESPFARKAKKKFLDG